The genomic region AACAAAGGGTCGGGGAAGAGGAACGCCGTCAAACAGCCCAATCCCAGCCGCAACGCCGCAAACGCCGTGCCGCACCGCAGGATTATATGGCAGCTTCCCAAGACCGTCCTAAACGCCGCGGACACCGTTCGGTACAGCAAAACAATGTGGAAATTGCCCAAGCCCAAGCAGAACTTGCGCGCCGACAGCAGGAAGAACGCAAAGCGGCAGAGTTGTTGGCAAAACAAAGGGCAGAAGCCGAACGTGAGGCTCAAGCATTGGCTGCGCGCCGAAAAGCAGAAGCCGAAGAGGCAAAACGCCAAGCTGCCGAACTTGCACATCGCCAGGAAGCAGAACGCAAAGCGGCAGAATTGTCGGCAAACCAAAAAGCCGCAGCTGAAGCCCAAGCATTGGCGGCACGCCAACAAAAAGCCCTTGCGCGTCAACAGGAAGAAGCACGAAAAGCTGCAGAGTTAGCCGTCAAACAAAAAGCGGAAACCGAACGCAAAACCGCCGAACTTGCCAAGCAAAGGGCAGCAGCCGAAGCAGCAAAACGCCAGCAAGAAGCTCGCCAGACCGCCGAACTTGCACGTCGTCAAGAAGCGGAACGCCAAGCAGCAGAGTTGTCGGCAAAACAAAAAGCCGAAACAGATCGAGAAGCGGCAGAATCGGCGAAACGAAAAGCTGAGGAAGAAGAGCACCGTCAAGCAGCCCAATCCCAGCCGCAACGCCGAAAACGCCGTGCCGCACCTCAGGATTATATGGCAGCTTCCCAAAATCGTCCGAAACGTCGCGGACGCAGATCTACTCTGCCGGCACCGCCCTCGCCATCATTTGATTCGTCAGCTTACGCAGCACCCAGGGCCTTGCATAATCCGGACTGGTATGAAAATGACTATGAAGAAATCCCCTTGGATGCGTTGGAAGATGAAAATGTATCTGAATCAGTTGACACATCAGACAAACAGCCTCAAGACAATACGGAACTTCATGAAAAATATGAAAATGATTATGAAGAAATCCCCTTGGATGCGTTGGAAGACGAAGATGTATCCGAATCGGTTGACACATCAGACAAACAGCCTCAAGACAATACGGAACTTCATGAAAAAGTTGAGACAGTGAGTTTGCAACCAAGAGCCGCGCAGCCGCGAGCCCAAGCCGCCACTCAGCCGCAAGCCCAAGCCGCCGCGCAAGCTGATGCAGTCAGCACCAATACCAACTCGGCTTTATCTGACGCAATGGCAAGCACGCAATCTATCTTGTTGGATACAGGTGCTTCATTAACACGGCACATTGCACAAAAATCACGCGCTGATGCCGAAAAAAACAGCGTTTGGATGTCGAACATCGGTTATGGCCGTGATTATGCTTCCGCACAATATCGCCGGTTTAGTTCGAAACGCACGCAAACACAAATCGGCATTGACCGCAGCTTGTCCGAAAATATGCAGATAGGCGGCGTATTGACTTACTCTGACAGTCAGCATACTTTTGATCAGGCGAGCGGCAAAAATACTTTTGTGCAAGCCAACCTTTATGGTAAGTATTATTTAAATGATGCTTGGTATATGGCCGGCGATATTGGTGCAGGCAGCTTGAGAAGCCGGTTACAAACGCAGCAAAAAGCAAACTTTAACCGAACAAGCATCCAAACCGGCCTTACTTTGGGCAATACACTGAAAATCAATCAATTCGAGATTGTCCCCAGTGCGGGGATCCGTTACAGCCGCCTGTCATCTGCAGATTACAAGTTGGGTAACGACAGTGTTAAAGTAAGTTCTATGTCAGTGAAAACACTGACGGCCGGACTGGATTTTGCTTATCGGTTTAAAGTCGGCAACCTTACCGTAAAACCCTTGTTATCTGCAGCTTACTTTGCCAATTATGGCAAAGGCGGCGTGAATGTGGGCGGTAATTCCTTCGTCTATAAAGCAGATAATCAACAGCAATATTCAGCAGGTGCCGCGTTACTGTACCGTAATGTTACATTAAACGTAAATGGCAGTATTACAAAAGGAAAACAATTGGAAAAACAAAAATCCGGACAAATTAAAATACAGATTCGTTTCTAAAATACTAAATTCATAGCAAAATAAAATGCCGTCTGAACTCAGGCTTCAGACGGCATTTTTATAGTGGATTAACAAAAATCAGGACAAGGCGACGAAGCCGCAGACAGTACAGATAGTACGGCAAGGCGAGGCAACGCCGTACTGGTTTTTGTTAATCCACTATATCAGACGGACGAGGTTACAGTTTAATCCCTTTGAGCTTCGCGACGGTATTGATGTCTTTGTCGCCACGACCGGATAGGTTGACCAGAATCACTTGGTCTTTGCCCATTTTCGGCGCGTTTTTCACCGCCCAAGCAACGGCGTGGCTGGATTCGAGCGCGGGGATGATGCCCTCGAAGCGGCAGAGCAAGTCAAAGGCTTCGAGTGCTTCGTCGTCTTTGGCAACAGTGTATTCGACGCGCTTGATGTCGTGCAGATGGCTGTGTTCCGGGCCGATGCCGGGGTAATCCAAGCCTGCGGAAACAGAGTGCGTACCCAAAACCTGACCGTTTTCGTCCTGCATCAGATAGCTGCGGAAACCGTGCAATACGCCAATCGGTGCGCCCGAAGTAATCGGCGCGGCGTGATCGGGGGTGTTCACGCCCAAACCGCCAGCCTCCACGCCGACGAGGCGCACGTTTTCTTCGCCGATATACGGGTGGAACAAACCGATGGCGTTCGATCCGCCGCCCACGCAGGCAACGGCAACGTCGGGCTGTCTGCCGATGGCTTCCTGCATCTGCGCTTTAGCTTCGTTGCCAATCACGCATTGGAAATCGCGCACCATTTCGGGATACGGCGCGGGGCCGGCGGCGGTACCGATGATGTAGAACGTGTCGTCCACGCGGGCGACCCATTCGCGCATGGCTTCGTTCATCGCGTCTTTCAGCGTGCGGCTGCCGCTTTCTACACCGACCACGTTCGCACCCAATAATTTCATACGGAACACGTTGGGCATTTGGCGTTGGATGTCGTCCGCGCCCATATACACGTCGCAAGTCATACCGAAGCGTGCGGCAACGGTGGCACTCGCCACGCCGTGCTGACCCGCGCCGGTTTCGGCGATGACGCGTTTTTTACCCATGCGTTTTGCCAACAGTGCCTGACCGATGGTGTTGTTGACTTTGTGCGCGCCGGTGTGGTTCAAGTCTTCGCGCTTCAACCAGATTTGCGCGCCGCCCAGATGTTCGGACAACCGCGCGGCGTGGTAAACGGGGCTGGGCCTGCCGACATAATGTTTCAAATCATGGCGGAACGCTTCCCAAAATTCAGGATCGTTTTTCGCTGCCTTATAGGCATCCGCCAGCTCTTGCAAGGCGGGAATCAGGGTTTCGGAGACATAAAGCCCGCCGTGTTCGCCGAAAAAGCCCTTCTCGTCGGGCGCGTGGTAGTTCTTCATCGGATTCTTCCTTGTGCTTCAAATTTTCAGACGGCATTTCCGTTTTTGCAAACATGCCGTCTGAACGGGAAATTGTCGGCAATTATAACTGTTTTTCACACAAGCCCGCCATTTCGAAAAACGCCCGATACGCCGCCGCTTTTTTCGCCAAACTCAAAGGATAGGCGCGCGAAGTCGAAGGCAGGCGCGTCAGCGTCAAATCCCGTCCGGCAAACGGAAACGGCACGGTTTCGCCCGTTTTCGGCATTTTGATACCGCCGCCCTGAATATCGAGCAGGATTTCCGTCGCCTTGCCGCCTGTCGTACAAATATGGCGGCACTCGGGTATTTTTGCCAACACCGCCGCCAAATCGACGGTTTCAACTACCTTTAAAAACTTGTCGGACGCATTGCCGTGTTCCCTTGCCGCCTTCAACACGGTCGGACAGGACGCAATCCCCCGTTCGTGCAAAAACGTTTTGATTTTCTCCGCGTCAAACGCTTTTTCAGACAACCTTTGGAAATGCGCCGCATCATTAAAAAACACCAGCCCGTAAACGCGCCACATATCGTTTTGGAAATTCGGATAATGAAACTGCATCGCGCGTTTGTCTTCCTTGGGCGGAAACGTCCCCATCATCATGACCGCAGCCTTCGGCGGCAACACGGAATCGAAGGGATGGGTTTCGATTTCAAGCAGATTTTCAGACACGTTCAATCCTCCAACAGGCAAAACGGCAGACAGCCGGTTTTTGCACCAAACCGCCAAACACGGCAAGCCTTCAAACAGCATTATCACGCCCTGCCGTTTTCGGTTACAATGCCGACATCAAACGGATACTGTAAACACATTTATGTTTCAACACACAGGACGACACATAAAGCACCGCCCTATGTGCCGTCCTGATTTGGAAGGAGTTACGCCCCTCCCAAATAGAGTCTGATTCTACCGCCCTAAAGGGCGGGGTTTCAACCGAAAAGGAAACACGATGAAAGAACACAAAGCCCGCAAGCGTTTCGGGCAGAATTTTTTGCAGGACACGCGGATTATCAGCGATATTGTCAACGCCGTGCGCCCGCAGGCGGATGATGTCGTGATTGAAATCGGTCCGGGTTTGGCGGCGATTACCGAACCTTTGGCGAAAAAGCTGAACCGCCTGCACGTTGTCGAAATCGACCGCGACATCGTATGCCGTCTGAAAACGCTGCCGTTTGCGGATAAACTGGTGATTCACGAAGGCGATGTATTGCAGTTTGATTTCAACGGCATCGCAGGCAAAAAGAAAATCGTCGGCAACCTGCCCTACAACATTTCCACGCCGCTTTTGTTCAAGCTGGCGGAGGTGGCGGACGATGTCGTCGATATGCACTTTATGCTGCAAAAAGAAGT from Neisseria meningitidis harbors:
- the trpB gene encoding tryptophan synthase subunit beta; this translates as MKNYHAPDEKGFFGEHGGLYVSETLIPALQELADAYKAAKNDPEFWEAFRHDLKHYVGRPSPVYHAARLSEHLGGAQIWLKREDLNHTGAHKVNNTIGQALLAKRMGKKRVIAETGAGQHGVASATVAARFGMTCDVYMGADDIQRQMPNVFRMKLLGANVVGVESGSRTLKDAMNEAMREWVARVDDTFYIIGTAAGPAPYPEMVRDFQCVIGNEAKAQMQEAIGRQPDVAVACVGGGSNAIGLFHPYIGEENVRLVGVEAGGLGVNTPDHAAPITSGAPIGVLHGFRSYLMQDENGQVLGTHSVSAGLDYPGIGPEHSHLHDIKRVEYTVAKDDEALEAFDLLCRFEGIIPALESSHAVAWAVKNAPKMGKDQVILVNLSGRGDKDINTVAKLKGIKL
- a CDS encoding uracil-DNA glycosylase family protein, with amino-acid sequence MLFEGLPCLAVWCKNRLSAVLPVGGLNVSENLLEIETHPFDSVLPPKAAVMMMGTFPPKEDKRAMQFHYPNFQNDMWRVYGLVFFNDAAHFQRLSEKAFDAEKIKTFLHERGIASCPTVLKAAREHGNASDKFLKVVETVDLAAVLAKIPECRHICTTGGKATEILLDIQGGGIKMPKTGETVPFPFAGRDLTLTRLPSTSRAYPLSLAKKAAAYRAFFEMAGLCEKQL
- the rsmA gene encoding 16S rRNA (adenine(1518)-N(6)/adenine(1519)-N(6))-dimethyltransferase RsmA, with product MKEHKARKRFGQNFLQDTRIISDIVNAVRPQADDVVIEIGPGLAAITEPLAKKLNRLHVVEIDRDIVCRLKTLPFADKLVIHEGDVLQFDFNGIAGKKKIVGNLPYNISTPLLFKLAEVADDVVDMHFMLQKEVVDRMVAAPKSNDYGRLGVMLQYFFDMEMLIDVPPESFDPAPKVDSAVVRMIPVKHRIGKADDFEHFAKLVKLAFHQRRKTIRNNLKELAGDDDLQAVGINPQDRAEHIAPEKYVALSNYLAGKAV